Proteins encoded within one genomic window of Trichoderma asperellum chromosome 2, complete sequence:
- a CDS encoding uncharacterized protein (EggNog:ENOG41) — MVPYMTDMMPVANFDGYGRPITYAPMDSYHQYGNAMGQSTPLSFHDSQSSAHAEEAGMYNQYRPAALPNGATTGPGDEPQAQNQQGRAFRPADFSQMMPNHGLPPHMAQADDADGILGYLQQQFASPEFADCTLELRYTDDRAAPVRIPGHKLIFARSPYLFNLLQNQAFQSSPNDRSLQTLLIETSSKWIRSDSFYMAVQRLYGLPRFQAPPPPPQRVGMESNDVIAAGSINEQIGFAISYAAAGHLLAWPSVVRRGCEIATHLLTWETLETVLEFALDGYQDKGSHDVYKYETGSPILLSAIVTFIVHNFPSHFNFDTETVELAPYSRLPINPPPLTKGSSADIEIPLAHTEGPHVQLGKGRRPQKINGIQFGDLSFSEGKNLADANTPKATRAAQPISFSILSRVLLEIPFRQLKRILESSGSGNVNGWANAESRYRIIKTAVEERELRRRRVLDAVLSGQAPESESIRQGLCSPEPRDLGWWTALGWQEELLPYGNPDGPTLARKWVPLVGLQSGPISNIPEYP, encoded by the coding sequence ATGGTGCCGTACATGACAGACATGATGCCTGTTGCCAACTTTGACGGCTATGGCCGACCGATTACCTATGCGCCCATGGATTCGTACCACCAGTACGGCAATGCTATGGGGCAGTCAACGCCGCTTAGCTTCCATGACTCCCAGTCTTCGGCCCacgctgaagaagctggcatgTATAATCAGTATCGTCCTGCAGCTTTACCTAACGGCGCTACTACTGGGCCAGGTGACGAGCCTCAAGCTCAAAACCAACAAGGGCGAGCGTTCAGGCCCGCAGACTTTTCCCAGATGATGCCCAATCACGGCCTACCCCCTCACATGGCACAGGCCGACGATGCTGATGGAATTTTGGGCTACCTGCAGCAACAATTTGCCTCACCCGAGTTTGCTGATTGTACTCTGGAGCTTCGGTACACCGACGATAGGGCTGCGCCAGTACGGATCCCTGGCCATAAACTTATATTCGCCCGCAGCCCCTATCTTTTCAATCTCCTGCAGAATCAAGCTTTCCAATCGTCTCCCAACGACAGATCTCTCCAAACCCTTCTCATCGAAACCAGCAGCAAATGGATCCGCTCGGATTCTTTTTACATGGCTGTTCAGCGTCTCTACGGACTACCACGGTTCCaagctcctccgcctcctcctcaacgCGTGGGTATGGAATCAAATGACGTGATTGCCGCTGGATCAATCAATGAGCAGATTGGTTTTGCCATCTCGTACGCCGCTGCCGGCCATTTACTCGCTTGGCCCTCAGTTGTTCGACGCGGCTGTGAGATTGCTACCCATCTCCTAACTTGGGAGACTTTGGAAACAGTATTGGAATTTGCGCTGGACGGATATCAAGACAAGGGCTCTCATGACGTCTACAAGTACGAGACTGGATCCCCGATCCTTCTCAGTGCCATTGTCACGTTTATTGTTCACAATTTCCCCTCTCACTTCAATTTTGATACTGAAACTGTGGAACTTGCACCTTACAGCAGGCTGCCAATCAACCCACCGCCGTTGACCAAGGGCTCTTCTGCCGACATAGAGATACCCTTAGCACATACCGAAGGCCCCCACGTACAACTAGGAAAGGGACGTCGCCCTCAGAAGATTAACGGTATCCAGTTTGGTGATTTATCCTTCTCAGAAGGCAAGAACTTGGCGGACGCAAACACTCCCAAGGCTACTCGCGCCGCTCAGCCAATATCGTTTTCAATTTTGTCCAGAGTCCTCTTGGAAATCCCATTTCGCCAACTAAAGAGGATCCTGGAATCCTCTGGGTCCGGTAACGTTAACGGCTGGGCAAATGCCGAATCTCGCTATCGCATTATTAAGACTGCTGTTGAGGAGCGTGaattgcgccgccgccgagtcTTGGATGCCGTCTTGTCCGGACAAGCTCCCGAATCAGAATCAATCCGACAGGGCCTCTGTAGCCCCGAACCAAGGGACCTTGGCTGGTGGACTGCACTAGGATGGCAGGAAGAGCTGCTACCATATGGCAATCCGGATGGACCTACCTTGGCTCGCAAATGGGTTCCCCTGGTTGGCCTCCAGAGTGGTCCCATATCCAACATTCCCGAGTATCCATAA
- a CDS encoding uncharacterized protein (TransMembrane:1 (i243-260o)), translating into MASKAAQKRLTREYKSISENPPPYITAHPSESNILEWHYVITGPEDTPYHGGQYWGTLIFPPNYPFAPPAIRMHTPSGRFQPSTRLCLSISDFHPKSFNPAWEVSTILIGLLSFMTSDEMTTGSVSTSSAERKFLASRSRWWNSTGGGSQAKGNFATKGNVKAGDGGAKFRSEWPEVDLENWEWMRKNKIDAATGAKPDGDNGSSCGPQLGIAGSSGNQAQAVVDAVVQQRDAGRGWLYRNKLLVAGAAIFIYVLIARLVNGNETLA; encoded by the exons ATGGCCAGCAAAGCTGCGCAAAAGCGG TTAACGCGAGAATACAAGTCTATTTCCGAGAACCCCCCTCCTTATATCACCGCTCATCCTTCCGAATCTAACATCCTCGA ATGGCATTATGTAATTACCGGCCCTGAAGACACTCCCTACCACGGAGGACAGTACTGGGGAACGCTCATCTTCCCTCCGAACTATCCGTTTGCGCCTCCTGCGATTCGTATGCATACCCCATCGGGGCGATTCCAGCCGTCGACCAGACTTTGTCTTTCTATATCCGACTTCCACCCAAAATCCTTTAATCCAGCATGGGAAGTCTCCACCATCTTGATCGGCCTTTTATCGTTCATGACCAGTGACGAGATGACCACCGGCTCCGTCTCAACATCCAGCGCCGAACGGAAATTCCTTGCTTCACGATCGCGATGGTGGAATTCTACTGGTGGCGGCTCACAAGCAAAGGGAAATTTTGCTACAAAGGGCAACGTCAAGGCTGGTGACGGAGGCGCAAAGTTCCGCTCAGAGTGGCCGGAGGTGGACCTTGAGAATTGGGAGtggatgaggaagaacaAGATAGACGCAGCCACTGGCGCAAAACCTGACGGCGACAATGGTTCCTCTTGCGGACCACAGTTGGGCATTGCCGGATCAAGTGGCAACCAAGCCCAGGCTGTGGTAGATGCTGTCGTCCAGCAGCGTGACGCCGGGCGAGGCTGGCTCTATCGGAACAAGTTACTGGTTGCCGGTGCAGCGATATTCATTTACGTGCTCATTGCGAGACTGGTGAATGGCAATGAAACCTTGGCGTAA
- a CDS encoding uncharacterized protein (EggNog:ENOG41) translates to MAPSSKAAKSRRPAVVSSKPMPKPVTPAIPLPYVKRQAAAAAAAAAAAAPATALPSINNVKPEDSPRNGTLGVQSNDANQSASPTLIANSIHASESLPDSSSPEWKSATQTDLSSQGAEAIDTSKEVISAAVSKPGAAADHAAGQDRLSTTYAVQPPNLGAPAPPAAKDTSSELQVQPHDPAMATSQGEARHNLAQYPPVKLVSSQPPLPVSPTRYQMPPPFQPAHPPMGIAANGDLSRGPRHPLPNAPLHMHQAHPSNGSIHFGVYHDSQSSSPAPPHSGGLFHLLECPCLTDAHTP, encoded by the exons ATGGCCCCGTCCAGCAAAGCAGCCAAGTCTCGCAGGCCTGCGGTTGTGTCCAGCAAGCCGATGCCCAAGCCCGTGACGCCTGCGATTCCTCTGCCCTATGTCAAACGCCAAGCtgcggccgcagcagcagcggcagcagcagcagctcccgCGACTGCCCTGCCCTCGATCAACAATGTCAAGCCAGAGGACAGTCCTCGCAACGGCACTCTTGGGGTGCAATCGAACGACGCGAACCAATCTGCTTCGCCTACCCTGATTGCAAACTCGATTCATGCCAGCGAGTCGCTgccagacagcagcagcccagagTGGAAATCTGCCACCCAGACGGATCTAAGCTCCCAGGGCGCCGAGG CTATCGATACGTCCAAGGAAGTTatttctgctgctgtcaGCAAACCCGGCGCCGCTGCAGACCACGCTGCTGGCCAGGACAGACTTTCGACGACCTACGCCGTGCAGCCACCCAATCTAGgagctcctgctcctccagctGCTAAAGATACCTCTTCTGAGCTGCAGGTCCAGCCTCACGATCCAGCGATGGCCACATCCCAGGGCGAAGCTAGGCACAACCTAG CCCAATATCCCCCTGTGAAACTTGTTTCCTCTCAGCCCCCTCTGCCGGTATCGCCAACTCGGTACCAGATGCCGCCACCATTCCAACCGGCCCACCCTCCGATGGGCATCGCGGCGAACGGGGACTTATCTCGAGGTCCTAGGCATCCTTTACCAAATGCGCCGCTTCATATGCATCAAGCTCACCCAAGTAACGGCAGTATTCACTTCGGGGTCTACCACGATTCTCAAAGCTCCTCGCCGGCTCCACCTCACTCTGGGGGATTGTTCCACCTCCTGGAATGCCCATGCCTGACGGACGCCCACACCCCATGA
- a CDS encoding uncharacterized protein (BUSCO:EOG092D2XBR) has protein sequence MAPTSESSGRPSANHFNKLHEDTEDVLRDARASPEFQSAEDEAKEQRIAQLMVDQMSMPMTVNEVSVTGAKNIRRGFLDPILNPLLSDSQDPPYTVGEVLSRLQVATGKLSGLQILREPPQVYLSQSSQVDASTSPTDVDISIGLRELPRFKLQTGTDVGNGEGSAYGSLLWRNMFGGAEMLTLNAKAGTRTRSAYSANLSAPVLSNPDMRISVEALSSAVEKPWASHEEVLKGGTVRFSWLNRQRDTHSVEYSGSWRQITGLAADASPTIRQDAGDTIKSAIKHVFYRERRDNPQLPQSGYMVRTGLELAGVGPLGGDVAFSKSDLEVSGAVPIPLPGVKGPSGISFGAGFRTGLLYPLPLGYNFGGKALPSRLNDRFLLGGPTDIRSFKLGGLGPHDGRDAVGGDVFAAGSVNMLFPLPYKGPDSGLRFQLFANGGRLIALKSKLKSQDTSEGLSGGMVRNGVFNAVGELFNGPPSFAAGVGLVYAHPVARFELNFGLPVIVRRGELVTKGVQLGVGINFL, from the exons ATGGCGCCAACCTCAGAATCTTCTGGGCGGCCG TCCGCGAATCACTTTAATAAACTGCACGAAGACACCGAGGACGTACTCCGCGATGCCAGAGCGAGCCCGGAGTTTCAAAGCGCCGAGGATGAGGCCAAGGAGCAGAGAATAGCTCAATTG ATGGTGGACCAAATGTCAATGCCAATGACCGTCAACGAGGTTTCGGTCACAGGGGCTAAGAACATTCGACGGGGCTTTCTCGATCCTATACTGAATCCCTTACTGAGTGATAGCCAAGACCCCCCGTATACCGTTGGCGAGGTGTTGTCGAGGCTACAGGTAGCCACTGGGAAGCTCAGTGGACTGC AAATCTTGAGAGAGCCTCCACAAGTCTACTTGTCTCAATCGAGCCAGGTCGATGCTTCGACAAGCCCTACTGATGTAGACATCTCTATCGGACTACGCGAGTTACCCCGGTTCAAGCTGCAAACAGGCACGGACGTTGGAAATGGCGAGGGATCTGCATACGGTTCTCTGCTATGGCGGAACATGTTTGGCGGAGCTGAAATGCTCACGCTCAATGCGAAGGCTGGTACTCGTACACGTTCCGCTTACAGTGCAAACCTAAGTGCTCCCGTGCTCAGCAACCCAGACATGCGCATTTCAGTCGAGGCACTGTCTTCAGCCGTGGAAAAGCCCTGGGCATCGCATGAAGAAGTCTTGAAAGGAGGGACGGTGCGCTTTTCGTGGCTTAACCGCCAACGAGATACACACTCTGTCGAATATTCAGGATCATGGCGACAGATTACCGGTCTTGCGGCTGACGCTAGTCCTACTATTAGACAAGATGCTGGCGATACAATCAAGAGCGCCATCAAGCACGTGTTCTACAGGGAGAGACGTGACAACCCTCAGCTCCCGCAGAGCGGCTATATGGTGCGAACAGGTTTAGAATTGGCCGGCGTCGGGCCTCTAGGTGGTGATGTTGCCTTCTCCAAGAGCGATTTAGAAGTTAGTGGCGCTGTCCCTATTCCTCTCCCCGGAGTTAAAGGACCCTCGGGAATCTCTTTTGGAGCAGGCTTTAGAACGGGCCTGCTCTACCCATTGCCTCTCGGATACAACTTTGGTGGCAAAGCTTTACCTAGCCGCCTCAACGACCGTTTCTTGCTCGGAGGGCCAACGGACATTCGCAGCTTTAAGCTTGGTGGGCTAGGACCGCATGATGGCCGGGACGCAGTGGGTGGAGATGTGTTCGCTGCTGGCAGCGTCAACATGCTCTTTCCCTTACCCTACAAGGGACCCGATTCTGGTCTCCGATTTCAGCTCTTTGCCAATGGAGGTCGCCTGATTGCTCTGAAGAGCAAGCTAAAGTCTCAAGACACATCCGAAGGGCTAAGTGGCGGAATGGTTCGTAATGGCGTTTTTAATGCTGTTGGAGAGCTATTCAACGGCCCCCCGAGTTTCGCAGCTGGTGTTGGGCTTGTGTATGCCCACCCCGTGGCGAGATTTGAACTCAACTTTGGCTTGCCGGTAATAGTCAGAAGGGGAGAGCTCGTCACAAAAGGGGTGCAGCTAGGAGTAGGCATCAACTTTTTGTAA
- the ZRA1_2 gene encoding ZEB2-regulated ABC transporter 1 (TransMembrane:11 (o523-543i555-577o597-621i633-654o660-682i774-791o1191-1212i1267-1294o1314-1336i1348-1371o1467-1485i)), which yields MATPSSAHSDATAKDQGAIVGGLPKTPVHDDTTETYNEKESGSPSRTLEADGDEDEVYVDDSKEMRRRASVVQALARSYSRASGAAGDNPFLAGPDSPLNPASENFSGKEWAKAIVELVSQDGGSFRSAGVCFQNLNVHGFGESTDYQKDVTNVWLSLAGWAGGLISSNKQRIDILRQFDGIVRKGEMLVVLGPPGSGCSTFLKTIAGEMNGIYVDDDSYFNYQGISAKEMHSHHRGEAIYTAEVDVHFPQLSVGDTLTFAARARQPKQLPQGLSRNDFAAHLRDVVMAMFGISHTVNTRVGNEYIRGVSGGERKRVTISEAALSGAPLQCWDNSTRGLDSANAVEFCKTLRLQTELFHSTACVSIYQAPQSAYDMFDKAVVLYEGRQIFFGRGDEAKQYFIDLGFECPARQTTPDFLTSMTSPIERIVRPGFEGKAPRTPDEFAAAWKNSAQYKALQAEIEEYKQTHPINGPDADAFRASRQAQQAKGQRAKSPYTLSYGQQIQLCLWRGWKRLTGDPSLTIGSLIGQFSMSLIIGSVYYNLSEDASSFFQRGSLLFFACLMNAFASALEILTLYAQRPIVEKHARYALYHPSAEAISSMLCDLPYKVANAIIFNITLYFMTNLRREPGPFFFFLLISFSNVLVMSMIFRTIASASRTLFQALVPAAILILSLVIFTGFVLPTRYMLGWCRWIGYIDPLSYAFEALVVNEFHNREFECVDFIPSKNFPEYSNVSSANQVCSSVGAVSGQLYVSGDAYVGSAFQYEWGHRWRNFGIVIAFTIFFLFTYMVSAELVSEKKSKGEVLMYRRGHKPTAAVHAEKKAQDPEAAMANIGPILTSERTKEGMLQRQTSVFQWHDVCYEVKIKSETRRILDNVDGWVKPGTLTALMGVSGAGKTTLLDCLADRTSMGVITGEMLVDGRPRDASFQRKTGYVQQQDLHLQTTTVREALNFSALLRQPAHVPREEKLAYVNEVIKLLDMQEYADAVVGVPGEGLNVEQRKRLTIGVELAAKPPLLLFVDEPTSGLDSQTSWAILDLLEKLTKAGQAVLCTIHQPSAMLFQRFDRLLFLAKGGKTVYFGDIGENSQTLTSYFERNGGHACPPEANPAEWMLEVIGAAPGSHTDINWFQTWRDSPEYQAVQTELENIKREKSAEVSVIEDDPTKFNEFAAPFMVQLKENLFRVFQQYWRSPIYIYSKAALCTLVALFIGFIFYKAPNTQQGLQNQMFSIFQLFTIFGQLIQQSMPQFVIQRSLYEVRERPSKVYSWKVFMLSQIFVELPWNSLMAVIMYFCWYYPVGLYRNAEPTGEVSERGALMFLFILSFLIFSGTFSTFIIAGFETAEAGANIANLMFTLCLIFCGVLATSSSLPRFWIFMYRVSPFSYLVNGMLSVGVANTVVNCADNEFVRIQPPSGETCGKYLATFVNATGGNLINPDSTTECIYCSISETNTYLAGIGSHYSERWRNFGLIWVYIVFNIFAALGVYWLARMPKKSLKKTKKE from the exons ATGGCGACGCCCAGCAGCGCCCACTCCGACGCCACGGCTAAGGACCAGGGCGCCATTGTTGGCGGCTTGCCCAAGACACCGGTCCACGACGATACGACGGAGACTTACAACGAAAAGGAAAGCGGATCGCCTTCGCGCACGCTCGAGGCCGACggcgatgaggacgaggtCTATGTGGATGACTCCAAGGAGATGCGGCGAAGGGCCTCCGTGGTCCAGGCTCTAGCCCGCTCGTACTCGCGCGcatctggagctgctggcgacAACCCTTTCCTCGCCGGCCCAGATTCACCCCTCAACCCGGCTTCTGAGAACTTCAGCGGCAAGGAATGGGCCAAGGCCATTGTCGAGCTCGTCTCGCAGGATGGCGGCTCATTCCGCTCTGCCGGCGTCTGCTTCCAGAATCTCAACGTCCACGGGTTTGGCGAATCCACAGACTACCAGAAGGATGTCACAAACGTCTGGCTTTCGCTTGCCGGCTGGGCAGGCGGCCTCATCTCTTCCAACAAGCAGCGCATCGACATCTTGCGTCAGTTTGACGGAATTGTCCGCAAGGGCGAGATGTTGGTTGTGCTTGGCCCGCCGGGATCTGGTTGTTCGACTTTCTTGAAAACTATTGCTGGAGAGATGAACGGCATCTATGTTGATGACGACTCTTACTTCAATTATCAAG GTATTTCTGCCAAAGAAATGCACAGCCACCACCGTGGTGAAGCCATTTACACCGCCGAGGTCGATGTCCACTTTCCTCAGCTGAGCGTTGGTGATACCCTCACTTTCGCTGCTCGAGCCAGACAACCCAAACAGCTTCCTCAAGGCCTCAGCAGGAATGACTTCGCCGCCCACCTGCGAGATGTCGTCATGGCCATGTTTGGTATTTCTCACACTGTCAATACTCGCGTTGGTAACGAGTACATCAGAGGAGTTTCGGGTGGTGAGCGCAAGCGTGTGACCATCTCCGAAGCTGCCCTGTCTGGCGCTCCCCTGCAATGCTGGGATAACTCGACCCGTGGTCTCGACTCTGCCAACGCTGTCGAGTTCTGCAAGACCCTGCGATTACAAACCGAGCTCTTCCACAGTACTGCCTGCGTCTCCATCTACCAAGCTCCCCAGAGCGCCTACGACATGTTCGACAAGGCCGTTGTGCTATACGAGGGTCGCCAGATCTTCTTTGGTCGGGGCGACGAGGCCAAGCAGTATTTCATCGACCTTGGATTCGAGTGCCCTGCTCGTCAGACCACCCCCGATTTCCTTACCTCGATGACTTCTCCAATTGAGCGTATTGTTCGTCCCGGCTTTGAGGGCAAGGCGCCCCGAACCCCTGACGAGTTTGCCGCCGCTTGGAAGAACAGTGCCCAATACAAGGCACTGCAGGCTGAGATTGAGGAGTACAAGCAAACTCACCCAATCAATGGTCCTGATGCCGATGCCTTCCGTGCCTCGCGTCAAGCCCAGCAAGCCAAGGGCCAGCGCGCAAAGTCTCCTTACACCTTGTCATATGGCCAGCAGATTCAACTTTGTCTCTGGCGCGGCTGGAAGCGCCTGACGGGAGATCCAAGTTTAACCATCGGCTCTCTCATCGGTCAGTTCTCCATGTCTCTCATCATCGGTAGTGTGTACTATAACCTTTCGGAGGACgcctccagcttcttccaaCGAGGATCTCTACTCTTCTTTGCTTGCCTGATGAACGCCTTCGCTAGTGCTCTCGAA ATTCTGACTCTGTACGCCCAACGACCCATTGTTGAAAAGCACGCTCGATATGCCTTGTACCACCCATCGGCAGAGGCTATTTCGTCTATGCTCTGTGATCTGCCTTATAAAGTGGCTAATGCAATCATATTCAACATCACGCTCTACTTCATGACTAATTTGCGAAGAGAACCGggtcctttcttcttcttcctgctcaTCTCATTCTCCAACGTCTTGGTCATGTCGATGATTTTCCGAACGATCGCATCCGCCTCCCGAACCCTCTTCCAGGCTCTGGTCCCCGCCGCTATCTTGATTCTCTCTTTGGTTATCTTTACTGGATTCGTCTTGCCAACCCGGTATATGCTAGGCTGGTGCCGCTGGATTGGCTACATTGATCCTCTGAGCTATGCGTTCGAGGCACTGGTTGTCAACGAATTTCACAACCGTGAATTCGAATGTGTTGACTTCATTCCTTCCAAAAACTTCCCTGAATACTCCAATGTCAGCTCTGCCAATCAGGTTTGCAGCTCCGTCGGCGCCGTGTCTGGCCAGCTCTATGTCAGTGGTGACGCCTATGTTGGATCGGCTTTTCAATACGAGTGGGGTCACCGATGGCGAAACTTTGGCATTGTCATTGCcttcaccatcttcttcctcttcacttACATGGTTTCTGCCGAGCTTGTTTCTGAGAAGAAGTCTAAGGGAGAGGTTTTGATGTACCGACGCGGTCACAAGCCCACGGCTGCTGTCCacgccgagaagaaggctcaGGATCCCGAGGCTGCGATGGCTAACATTGGCCCTATCCTGACATCTGAGCGAACAAAGGAAGGTATGCTCCAACGACAAACCTCTGTCTTCCAGTGGCATGATGTCTGTTACGAGGTCAAGATCAAGAGCGAAACACGCCGTATTCTGGATAATGTCGATGGCTGGGTCAAGCCTGGTACTCTGACCGCCCTGATGGGTGTTTCGGGTGCTGGAAAGACCACTCTTCTGGACTGCTTGGCTGATCGTACTTCTATGGGTGTTATTACTGGTGAAATGCTTGTTGATGGAAGGCCCCGTGATGCTTCTTTCCAACGCAAGACTGGCTATGTTCAACAGCAAGACTTGCACCTGCAAACAACCACTGTTCGCGAGGCCCTCAACTTTTCCGCTCTGCTTCGACAGCCTGCCCACGTTCCTcgagaagagaagctcgCCTACGTTAACGAAGTCATTAAGCTCCTGGATATGCAGGAGTACGCCGACGCCGTCGTTGGTGTTCCTGGCGAAGGTCTCAACGTCGAGCAGCGTAAGCGTCTCACTATTGGTGTCGAGCTGGCTGCTAAACCTCCTCTGTTGCTCTTCGTCGACGAACCCACTTCTGGTCTTGACTCTCAAACCTCTTGGGCTATTCTGGATCTTCTCGAGAAGCTGACCAAGGCTGGCCAGGCTGTTCTTTGCACCATCCACCAGCCTTCTGCTATGCTCTTCCAACGGTTCgatcgtcttctcttcttggccaagggCGGCAAGACCGTCTACTTTGGTGATATTGGCGAAAACTCACAGACATTGACAAGCTATTTCGAGAGGAATGGTGGTCACGCTTGCCCACCTGAAGCCAACCCTGCTGAATGGATGCTTGAAGTCATTGGCGCTGCCCCTGGATCCCACACTGACATCAACTGGTTCCAAACTTGGCGAGACAGCCCCGAGTACCAAGCCGTCCAGACCGAACTCGAGAACATTAAGCGAGAGAAGTCTGCAGAGGTCAGCGTAATCGAAGACGATCCTACCAAGTTCAATGAATTCGCCGCACCCTTCATGGTCCAGTTGAAGGAGAACCTGTTCCGTGTTTTCCAGCAATACTGGCGATCTCCCATCTACATCTACTCCAAGGCTGCTCTTTGCACCTTGGTTGCGCTCTTCATTGGTTTCATCTTCTACAAGGCTCCCAACACTCAACAGGGTCTCCAGAACCAGatgttttccatcttccaGCTCTTTACTATTTTCGGCCAGCTTATCCAACAATCTATGCCTCAGTTTGTCATTCAGCGATCTCTATACGAAGTTCGCGAACGACCATCAAAGGTTTATTCATGGAAGGTTTTCATGCTCTCTCAGATCTTTGTCGAACTGCCTTGGAACAGCTTGATGGCCGTCATCATGTACTTCTGCTGGTACTACCCTGTCGGCCTGTATCGCAACGCCGAGCCCACTGGTGAGGTTTCTGAGCGCGGTGCTCTGatgttcctcttcatcctcagcttcctcatcttcagcggTACCTTCTCaacctttattattgctGGATTTGAGACGGCTGAGGCTGGTGCAAACATTGCCAACTTGATGTTCACTCTTTGCTTGATCTTCTGTGGTGTCCTTGCTACTTCATCCTCTCTGCCTCGCTTCTGGATTTTCATG TACCGAGTCTCACCATTTAGTTATCTGGTCAATGGCATGTTATCGGTTGGTGTTGCAAACACTGTGGTCAACTGTGCCGACAACGAGTTTGTCAGGATCCAACCCCCTTCGGGTGAAACCTGTGGCAAGTACCTTGCTACATTTGTCAACGCCACTGGAGGCAATCTCATCAACCCTGACTCTACGACTGAGTGTATTTACTGCTCTATTTCCGAGACCAACACTTACTTGGCTGGTATTGGCAGCCACTACTCCGAGCGATGGAGGAATTTTGGCCTGATCTGGGTGTACATTGTTTTCAACATTTTCGCTGCGTTGGGCGTCTACTGGCTAGCTCGCATGCCTAAGAAGTCGCTCAAGAAGACTAAGAAGGAGTAA